Proteins from a genomic interval of Diceros bicornis minor isolate mBicDic1 chromosome 34, mDicBic1.mat.cur, whole genome shotgun sequence:
- the C34H19orf12 gene encoding protein C19orf12 homolog isoform X1, with translation MSESLLCPRLAPGTLHLYLDLTRVQPGGGLSPSYRSAKMPIMVEDIMKLLCSISEERKMKAAVKHSGRGALVTGAVAFVGGLVGGPPGLAIGGAVGGLLGAWMTSGQFQPVPQIIMELPPAEQQKLFNEAAAIIRHLEWTDAVQLTALVMGSEALQQQLLAMLANYVTRELRAEVRYDD, from the exons ATGTCTGAGAGTCTGCTGTGTCCCAGGCTTGCACCGGGCACCTTGCATCTCTACTTAGACCTTACAAGAGTCCAGCCTGGAGGTGGTTTatctccatcttacag GTCTGCCAAGATGCCCATCATGGTGGAAGACATCATGAAGCTGCTCTGCTCCATTTCCGAGGAGAGGAAGATGAAGGCGGCGGTCAAGCACTCTGGAAGGGGCGCCCTGGTCACAGGGGCCGTGGCTTTCGTTGGGGGATTGGTTGGCGGCCCACCAGGACTAGCCATTG GGGGCGCCGTCGGGGGTCTGTTAGGTGCCTGGATGACGAGTGGACAGTTTCAGCCAGTTCCTCAGATCATCATGGAGCTGCCGCCTGCCGAGCAGCAGAAGCTCTTTAACGAGGCCGCTGCCATCATCAGGCACCTGGAGTGGACGGACGCCGTGCAGCTGACCGCGCTGGTCATGGGCAGCGAGGCCCTGCAGCAGCAGCTGCTGGCCATGCTGGCGAACTACGTCACCAGGGAGCTCCGGGCGGAAGTTCGGTACGACGACTAG
- the PLEKHF1 gene encoding pleckstrin homology domain-containing family F member 1: MVDYLANTEINSQRIAAVESCFGASGQPLALPGRVLLGEGVLTKECRKKAKPRIFFLFNDILVYGSIVLNKRKYHSQHIIPLEEVTLEPLPETVQAKNRWMIKTAKKSFVVSAASTTERQEWISHIEECVRRQLLATGRQPSTEHAAPWIPDKATDICMRCTQTRFSALTRRHHCRKCGFVVCAECSRERFLLPRLSPKPLRVCSLCYRELAARKREEEEEEQGAGSPGQPAYLAGAICGASSGDDDDSDEDKEGSGDGDWPSRVEFYASGVSWSSFHS; this comes from the coding sequence ATGGTGGACTACCTGGCGAACACAGAGATCAACAGCCAGCGCATTGCCGCCGTCGAGAGCTGCTTTGGGGCGTCGGGGCAGCCGCTGGCGCTGCCGGGCCGGGTGCTGCTGGGCGAGGGCGTGCTGACCAAGGAGTGCCGCAAGAAGGCCAAGCCGCGCATCTTCTTCCTCTTCAACGACATCCTGGTGTACGGCAGCATCGTGCTCAACAAGCGCAAGTACCACAGCCAGCACATCATTCCCCTGGAGGAGGTGACGCTGGAGCCGCTGCCCGAGACCGTGCAGGCCAAGAACCGCTGGATGATCAAGACGGCCAAGAAGTCCTTCGTGGTGTCGGCCGCCTCCACCACGGAGCGCCAGGAGTGGATCAGCCACATCGAGGAGTGTGTGCGGCGGCAGCTGCTGGCCACGGGCCGCCAGCCCAGCACGGAGCACGCGGCGCCCTGGATCCCGGACAAGGCCACGGACATCTGCATGCGCTGCACGCAGACGCGCTTCTCCGCCCTCACGCGGCGCCACCACTGCCGCAAGTGCGGCTTCGTGGTCTGTGCCGAGTGCTCCCGCGAGCGCTTCCTCCTGCCCCGCCTCTCGCCCAAGCCCCTGCGCGTCTGCAGCCTCTGCTACCGCGAGCTGGCCGCCCGAaagcgggaggaggaggaggaggagcagggcgcGGGGTCCCCGGGGCAGCCGGCCTACCTGGCCGGGGCCATCTGCGGAGCGTCCAGTGGAGACGACGACGACTCGGACGAGGACAAGGAGGGCAGTGGGGACGGCGACTGGCCCAGCCGCGTGGAGTTCTACGCCTCAGGTGTCTCCTGGTCCTCCTTCCACAGCTGA
- the C34H19orf12 gene encoding protein C19orf12 homolog isoform X2, translating to MCGTGLTLGVAAYGSQWCVLVTECSFRAIMSESLLCPRLAPGTLHLYLDLTRVQPGGGLSPSYRSAKMPIMVEDIMKLLCSISEERKMKAAVKHSGRGALVTGAVAFVGGLVGGPPGLAIGGAVGGLLGAWMTSGQFQPVPQIIMELPPAEQQKLFNEAAAIIRHLEWTDAVQLTALVMGSEALQQQLLAMLANYVTRELRAEVRYDD from the exons ATGTGTGGAACTGGATTGACTTTAGGAGTGGCTGCTTATGGAAGCCAGTGGTGTGTGTTAGTAACAGAATGTTCATTTAGAGCCATCATGTCTGAGAGTCTGCTGTGTCCCAGGCTTGCACCGGGCACCTTGCATCTCTACTTAGACCTTACAAGAGTCCAGCCTGGAGGTGGTTTatctccatcttacag GTCTGCCAAGATGCCCATCATGGTGGAAGACATCATGAAGCTGCTCTGCTCCATTTCCGAGGAGAGGAAGATGAAGGCGGCGGTCAAGCACTCTGGAAGGGGCGCCCTGGTCACAGGGGCCGTGGCTTTCGTTGGGGGATTGGTTGGCGGCCCACCAGGACTAGCCATTG GGGGCGCCGTCGGGGGTCTGTTAGGTGCCTGGATGACGAGTGGACAGTTTCAGCCAGTTCCTCAGATCATCATGGAGCTGCCGCCTGCCGAGCAGCAGAAGCTCTTTAACGAGGCCGCTGCCATCATCAGGCACCTGGAGTGGACGGACGCCGTGCAGCTGACCGCGCTGGTCATGGGCAGCGAGGCCCTGCAGCAGCAGCTGCTGGCCATGCTGGCGAACTACGTCACCAGGGAGCTCCGGGCGGAAGTTCGGTACGACGACTAG